The Melospiza georgiana isolate bMelGeo1 chromosome 9, bMelGeo1.pri, whole genome shotgun sequence genome has a segment encoding these proteins:
- the LOC131087232 gene encoding cytochrome P450 2J2-like isoform X2 has product MLHFLWDSVSLQTFLIFLFIFLLIADYMKNRNPKNFPPTPLRLPFLGHLYLVDFKDPVSAVQRVPKRYGDIFGLNMGGMRLVLVTGMRLVKEVLVNQGDKFLERPDLPIDEQIFTKIGLISSTGHLWKAQRRFTLTTLRNFGLGKRSVEERIQEECRYLVDVFRDEQGNPFNPQLKITNAVANVICSLIFGNRFDYHDEDFQRLLKLMNEMTALHGAVSSQLYNNFPSIMKYLPGAHQTIFKHWRVLQKFMQEQINKHKEDWNPSESRDYIDSYLLEISKDRDSNTFQEEHLMACALDLMFAGTETTSSTLRWALLFMAVHPEIQARVQAEIDAVIGQARPPALEDRNKLHYTNAVIHEVQRKGNVIPFNVPRMASEDTYVDGYYIPKGTIVMTNLTSLLFDKNEWKTPDTFNPEHFLKDGKFWKNEYFLPFSTGKRSCLGELLARSELFLFFTSLLQKFTFQAPPDTTLSLQSILGITNAPQPYKICAVPR; this is encoded by the exons ATGCTGCACTTCCTCTGGGACAGCGTCTCCCTCCAGACATTCCTCATCTTTCTCTTCATCTTCCTGCTCATCGCAGACTACATGAAGAACagaaatccaaagaatttccctcccacccccctCCGCCTGCCCTTTTTGGGGCACCTCTACCTCGTAGACTTCAAAGATCCTGTGAGCGCAGTGCAGAGGGTAC CTAAAAGATATGGTGACATCTTCGGCCTGAACATGGGCGGCATGAGGTTGGTGTTGGTTACTGGGATGCGGCTGGTGAAGGAAGTGCTCGTAAACCAAGGGGACAAGTTCCTGGAACGCCCTGACCTTCCCATCGATGAGCAGATCTTCACCAAGATCG GACTGATCTCCTCCACCGGGCACCTGTGGAAGGCACAGAGGAGGTTCACCCTGACCACGCTCCGGAACTTTGGCCTGGGGAAGAGGAGCGTGGAGGAGCGCATCCAGGAGGAGTGCAGATACCTGGTGGATGTGTTTAGGGATGAACAGG ggaaTCCTTTCAACCCTCAGTTGAAAATCACTAATGCTGTTGCAAATGTCATCTGCTCCCTCATCTTTGGCAATCGGTTTGACTACCACGATGAGGATTTCCAAAGACTGCTGAAGCTGATGAATGAAATGACTGCCCTCCATGGAGCTGTCTCAAGCCAG CTGTACAACAATTTCCCATCTATAATGAAGTACTTACCTGGAGCCCACCAAACAATTTTTAAACACTGGAGGGTTTTGCAAAAATTTATGCAAGAGCAGATCAACAAACACAAGGAGGACTGGAACCCCTCAGAGAGCCGGGACTACATTGACAGCTACCTGCTGGAGATCTCCAAG GACCGCGACAGTAACACCTTCCAGGAGGAGCACCTCATGGCCTGTGCACTTGACCTGATGTTTGCTGGGACTGAGACCACGTCCTCAACGCTCCGCTGGGCGTTGCTGTTTATGGCCGTACATCCAGAAATTCAAG CTCGGGTGCAAGCCGAGATCGACGCGGTCATCGGCCAGGCAcggcccccagccctggaggacAGGAACAAGCTGCACTACACCAACGCTGTCATCCACGAAGTGCAGAGGAAAGGCAACGTTATCCCTTTCAACGTGCCCAGAATGGCATCAGAGGACACTTACGTGGATGGATACTACATCCCAAAG GGCACTATTGTAATGACAAATTTAACCTCTCTGCTGTTTGACAAGAATGAGTGGAAAACCCCTGATACTTTTAACCCCGAGCATTTTCTGAAGGATGGGAAGTTCTGGAAAAACGAGTATTTTCTACCATTTTCTACAG GGAAGCGTTCctgcctgggagagctgctggcccGTTCCGagctcttcctcttcttcacctccctgctccagaaaTTCACCTTCCAGGCACCCCCAGACACCACGCTCAGCCTCCAGTCCATTCTGGGCATCACAAATGCCCCACAGCCCTACAAGATTTGTGCTGTGCCTCGCTAG
- the LOC131087232 gene encoding cytochrome P450 2J2-like isoform X1 translates to MLHFLWDSVSLQTFLIFLFIFLLIADYMKNRNPKNFPPTPLRLPFLGHLYLVDFKDPVSAVQRQAKRYGDIFGLNMGGMRLVLVTGMRLVKEVLVNQGDKFLERPDLPIDEQIFTKIGLISSTGHLWKAQRRFTLTTLRNFGLGKRSVEERIQEECRYLVDVFRDEQGNPFNPQLKITNAVANVICSLIFGNRFDYHDEDFQRLLKLMNEMTALHGAVSSQLYNNFPSIMKYLPGAHQTIFKHWRVLQKFMQEQINKHKEDWNPSESRDYIDSYLLEISKDRDSNTFQEEHLMACALDLMFAGTETTSSTLRWALLFMAVHPEIQARVQAEIDAVIGQARPPALEDRNKLHYTNAVIHEVQRKGNVIPFNVPRMASEDTYVDGYYIPKGTIVMTNLTSLLFDKNEWKTPDTFNPEHFLKDGKFWKNEYFLPFSTGKRSCLGELLARSELFLFFTSLLQKFTFQAPPDTTLSLQSILGITNAPQPYKICAVPR, encoded by the exons ATGCTGCACTTCCTCTGGGACAGCGTCTCCCTCCAGACATTCCTCATCTTTCTCTTCATCTTCCTGCTCATCGCAGACTACATGAAGAACagaaatccaaagaatttccctcccacccccctCCGCCTGCCCTTTTTGGGGCACCTCTACCTCGTAGACTTCAAAGATCCTGTGAGCGCAGTGCAGAGG CAAGCTAAAAGATATGGTGACATCTTCGGCCTGAACATGGGCGGCATGAGGTTGGTGTTGGTTACTGGGATGCGGCTGGTGAAGGAAGTGCTCGTAAACCAAGGGGACAAGTTCCTGGAACGCCCTGACCTTCCCATCGATGAGCAGATCTTCACCAAGATCG GACTGATCTCCTCCACCGGGCACCTGTGGAAGGCACAGAGGAGGTTCACCCTGACCACGCTCCGGAACTTTGGCCTGGGGAAGAGGAGCGTGGAGGAGCGCATCCAGGAGGAGTGCAGATACCTGGTGGATGTGTTTAGGGATGAACAGG ggaaTCCTTTCAACCCTCAGTTGAAAATCACTAATGCTGTTGCAAATGTCATCTGCTCCCTCATCTTTGGCAATCGGTTTGACTACCACGATGAGGATTTCCAAAGACTGCTGAAGCTGATGAATGAAATGACTGCCCTCCATGGAGCTGTCTCAAGCCAG CTGTACAACAATTTCCCATCTATAATGAAGTACTTACCTGGAGCCCACCAAACAATTTTTAAACACTGGAGGGTTTTGCAAAAATTTATGCAAGAGCAGATCAACAAACACAAGGAGGACTGGAACCCCTCAGAGAGCCGGGACTACATTGACAGCTACCTGCTGGAGATCTCCAAG GACCGCGACAGTAACACCTTCCAGGAGGAGCACCTCATGGCCTGTGCACTTGACCTGATGTTTGCTGGGACTGAGACCACGTCCTCAACGCTCCGCTGGGCGTTGCTGTTTATGGCCGTACATCCAGAAATTCAAG CTCGGGTGCAAGCCGAGATCGACGCGGTCATCGGCCAGGCAcggcccccagccctggaggacAGGAACAAGCTGCACTACACCAACGCTGTCATCCACGAAGTGCAGAGGAAAGGCAACGTTATCCCTTTCAACGTGCCCAGAATGGCATCAGAGGACACTTACGTGGATGGATACTACATCCCAAAG GGCACTATTGTAATGACAAATTTAACCTCTCTGCTGTTTGACAAGAATGAGTGGAAAACCCCTGATACTTTTAACCCCGAGCATTTTCTGAAGGATGGGAAGTTCTGGAAAAACGAGTATTTTCTACCATTTTCTACAG GGAAGCGTTCctgcctgggagagctgctggcccGTTCCGagctcttcctcttcttcacctccctgctccagaaaTTCACCTTCCAGGCACCCCCAGACACCACGCTCAGCCTCCAGTCCATTCTGGGCATCACAAATGCCCCACAGCCCTACAAGATTTGTGCTGTGCCTCGCTAG
- the LOC131087234 gene encoding cytochrome P450 2J2-like, whose amino-acid sequence MELQFWPDFVSFSKKLNGRMLLVVLVLSLLIIDLVKKRRPRNFPPGPQLFPLVGTFVDFKQPLHLALQKLTGRYGNIFSVQFGSLTFVVVNGYQMVREALVHQAEIFADRPNIPLLQEIFKGFGLISSNGHIWRQQRKFALATLKSLAVNFEEKVQEESRYLVETIEEEKGQPFDPHYKINSAVSNIICSITFGSRFDYHDNRFQELLHSLAETLLLIGSFWGQLYNAFPLIMRWLPGPFRKIFRHWEKLQYFVKGVIAKHKEDLDQSEAGDYIDCYLKEIEKFKGDTSSYFHEENLLCSTLDLFLTGTETTATAIRWALLYMAAYPHIQEKVQQEIDAVVGQCQQPSMADKEKMPYTSAVLSEVLRVGNVVPLGVPRMATSDTTLAGFHLPKGTTLMTSLTSIMFDKNVWETPDTFNPEHFLENGQYRRREAFLPFSAGRRACPGEQLARTELFIFFVALLQKFSFQAPAEAALSFAFTLSLTRCPKPFQLCAVPRH is encoded by the exons ATGGAGCTTCAGTTTTGGCCTGATTTTGTGTCATTCTCGAAAAAGCTGAATGGTCGGATGCTCTTGGTGGTTCTGGTCTTGTCTCTTTTGATTATTGACCTAGTGAAAAAGAGACGACCCAGGAATTTCCCTCCAGGGCCGCAGCTCTTTCCTCTCGTGGGAACCTTTGTGGACTTTAAGCAGCCCCTCCATCTTGCACTGCAGAAG CTTACGGGTCGGTATGGGAACATCTTCAGCGTGCAGTTTGGAAGTCTGACATTCGTGGTGGTCAACGGGTACCAGATGGTGAGAGAAGCTCTTGTCCACCAGGCTGAAATATTTGCTGACCGGCCAAATATTCCACTCCTCCAAGAAATATTTAAAGGCTTTG GGCTTATATCATCCAACGGGCACATATGGAGGCAGCAGAGAAAGTTTGCTTTAGCAACACTGAAAAGCCTTGCTGTAAATTTTGAGGAAAAAGTGCAAGAGGAGAGTCGGTACCTCGTGGAGACAATTGAGGAGGAGAAAG gACAGCCCTTTGACCCTCATTACAAAATTAACAGTGCTGTTTCAAACATCATCTGTTCCATAACTTTTGGGAGCCGCTTTGACTACCATGACAACCGTTTCCAGGAACTGCTGCACTCCCTGGCTGAAACGCTGCTGCTCATCGGAAGTTTCTGGGGCCAG CTTTATAATGCTTTTCCTTTGATCATGAGATGGTTGCCAGGACCCTTCAGGAAAATCTTCAGGCACTGGGAGAAACTTCAATATTTTGTGAAAGGCGTGATTGCGAAGCACAAAGAGGATTTGGACCAGTCCGAGGCAGGAGATTATATTGACTGCTACCTGAAGGAAATAGAAAAG TTTAAGGGTGACACCAGCTCCTACTTCCATGAGGAAAACCTGCTGTGCTCCACCTTGGACCTGTTCTTAACTGGGACAGAGACAACGGCGACCGCCATCCGCTGGGCTCTGCTCTACATGGCCGCATACCCCCACATTCAGG AGAAAGTGCAGCAGGAGATCGACGCCGTGGtcgggcagtgccagcagccctCGATGGCCGACAAGGAGAAGATGCCCTACACCAGCGCCGTGCTGAGCGAGGTGCTGCGCGTGGGCAACGTGGTGCCCCTGGGGGTGCCCCGCATGGCCACCAGCGACACCACCCTGGCTGGCTTCCACCTGCCCAAA GGCACCACCCTGATGACCAGCCTGACCTCGATAATGTTCGACAAAAACGTGTGGGAGACTCCCGACACCTTTAATCCTGAACATTTCCTGGAAAACGGCCAGTACAGGAGGCGGGAGGCTTTTCTGCCCTTCTCTGCAGGTAGG AGGGCTTGTCCCGGGGAGCAGCTCGCCAGAACCGAGCTCTTCATCTTCTTCGTGGCCCTGCTGCAGAAGTTCAGCTTCCAGGCCCCAGCTGAGGCCGCGCTGTCCTTCGCCTTCACGCTCAGCCTCACGCGCTGCCCTAAACCCTTCCAGCTCTGCGCCGTGCCCCGGCACTGA